The genomic window GTCAGCGGCCTTGTCCGGCTCGAGCAGCCTCGGCTCGCCGGACCACCGGGTGACGTGGAAGAAGAAGTCGGCGCGCTGCTCGAGCGGACCGAAGGGGTTGGAACGCTGGAGCGTCGTCAACGGCTCGGCGGCCTCGATCGTGATGCCCAGCTCCTCCTGCGCCTCCTGTGCCAGCGCCTCGCTGGGGGACTGGGCGTCCTCGAGGTGACCAGCGGCGCCGCAGGCCCACCAGCCGTCCATGTAGTCGGTGCCACGGCGCAGCTGCAGCAGCACCTCACGGCCGTGCTCACCCGCACGGGTGATCACCGCGTAGGCGGCAGCGGTCAGCGGGACGCGGCCGCGCAGGGACCGGGGAAGGGGGCGGGGCAGGCTCATACGGCGATCGGTGCCTTGATGCTCGGCGCGGCCTCGTAGCCGACGAGGGTGAAGTCCTCGATCTCGTAGGCGTCGATGGACTCCCGGGCAGCGATCTCCATCCTCGGCAGCGGCCCGGGCTCGCGGGTCAGCTGCAGGTCGGCCTGCTCGAGGTGGTTGAGGTAGAGGTGCGCGTCGCCGAGTGTGTGCACGAACTCGCCCGGCTCCATGTCCACCTGCGCGGCCACCATCATCGTCAGCAGCGCGTAGGAGGCGATGTTGAAGGGCACGCCGAGGAAGATGTCGGCGCTGCGTTGATAGAGCTGGCAGGACAGACGAGGACGGGCGCCGTCGACCCCGGGGGCCACGTAGAACTGGAACATCGTGTGGCACGGCGGCAGCGCCATCTCGCCGACCTCGGCGACGTTCCACGCGGAGACGATGTGCCGACGGCTGTCGGGGGTGGTGCGCAGACCCTCGATCAGGGCGGCGATCTGGTCGATGGTGCCCCCGTCCGGGTCCGGCCAGGAGCGCCACTGGTGCCCGTAGACCGGGCCGAGGTCGCCGGACTCGTCCGCCCACTCGTCCCAGATGGAGACGCCGCGCTCCTGCAGCCACCGGACGTTGGTCTCGCCACGCAGGAACCACAGCAGCTCGCCGATGATCGAGCGCAGGTGCAGCTTCTTGGTCGTCAGCACCGGGAACCCCTCGGCGAGGTCGAAGCGCATCTGGTGACCGAAGACGCTGCGGGTCCCCGTACCGGTCCGGTCGTCCTTCTCGACACCGTGGTCGCGGACATGGGACATCAGGTCGAGGTACTGGCGCATGGCGCCACGATAGACGGGGGCACTGACGGCTACCCTGAACGCATGACGACGACTTCCCCCTTCGGCAGGGTGATCACGGCGATGGTCACCCCCATGACGCCCGACGGCGCGCTGGATACCACGGCCGTGGCCGCGGTCGTCGAGCATCTCGTCGCGACCGGCCACGACGGGGTCGTGGTCAACGGCACGACCGGTGAGTCGCCGACCCTGACCGCCGGCGAGAGCATCACCATGGTCCGCGAGGTCAAGGCCGCCGCGGGTGACCGCCTGAAGGTCACAGCGGGCGTCGGCTCGAACAACACCGCCCACGCGATCCAGATGGCCGCCGAGGCGACCGAGGCCGGGGCGGACGCCCTGCTCGTCGTCTCGCCGTACTACAACAAGCCGACCCAGGCGGGCCTGATCGCGCACACCCGCGCGATCGCGGACGCCGCGGTCCTGCCGATCATGCTCTACGACATCCCGGGGCGCACGGCCACTCCCTTCGCGACGGAGTCGTTGATTGCGCTGTCGTCGCACCCGCGCATCCTCGCCGTCAAGGACGCGAAGGGGGACCTGTGGGCCTCCACGCAGGTCATGGCCGCGACCGACCTGCTCTGGTACTCAGGTGCCGACGAGATGAACCTCCCCCTCCTCGCCCAGGGCGCCCACGGTGTCGTCTCCGTCGTCGGCCACGTGGCCGGGAACCACTATCGCGAGATGGTCACCGCGCTCGACGCCGGTGATCTGGCGAGCGCCCGGGCCGTCCACCACCGCCTCATCCCCGTGGTAAACGCGATCATGGGCACCTCGCAGGGCGCCATCATGGTCAAGGCCGCCCTCGTCGAGCTCGGGATCA from Janibacter cremeus includes these protein-coding regions:
- a CDS encoding thymidylate synthase codes for the protein MRQYLDLMSHVRDHGVEKDDRTGTGTRSVFGHQMRFDLAEGFPVLTTKKLHLRSIIGELLWFLRGETNVRWLQERGVSIWDEWADESGDLGPVYGHQWRSWPDPDGGTIDQIAALIEGLRTTPDSRRHIVSAWNVAEVGEMALPPCHTMFQFYVAPGVDGARPRLSCQLYQRSADIFLGVPFNIASYALLTMMVAAQVDMEPGEFVHTLGDAHLYLNHLEQADLQLTREPGPLPRMEIAARESIDAYEIEDFTLVGYEAAPSIKAPIAV
- the dapA gene encoding 4-hydroxy-tetrahydrodipicolinate synthase, yielding MTTTSPFGRVITAMVTPMTPDGALDTTAVAAVVEHLVATGHDGVVVNGTTGESPTLTAGESITMVREVKAAAGDRLKVTAGVGSNNTAHAIQMAAEATEAGADALLVVSPYYNKPTQAGLIAHTRAIADAAVLPIMLYDIPGRTATPFATESLIALSSHPRILAVKDAKGDLWASTQVMAATDLLWYSGADEMNLPLLAQGAHGVVSVVGHVAGNHYREMVTALDAGDLASARAVHHRLIPVVNAIMGTSQGAIMVKAALVELGIIDNATVRLPYVQGPEEHLEVLRAGLNASGIGAA